A stretch of DNA from Strigops habroptila isolate Jane chromosome 10, bStrHab1.2.pri, whole genome shotgun sequence:
TTCCACCCTGAGCTGCATGAAACTGTCAGATGGTCCTTTATTATTGACCTGATTCATATCTAAACCAGGGAGGTGAAAGCTGTCTTATCCCATTACTAATCCCCTAAACCAGGCCCTTTGATACCTTCTCCTTGCTACCCCCGGTTGTTGCTACAGCAGGTGGTTGCAAGGCAAGTGCACATCCTTACGGGGTTTCCCCAAGCTTCATATCCTTGCATAGATGGGGtcccaaaaccccaccagccACTGGCTCAGGACCCATCATTGGCTGGAGAGGATCTGCCAAAATACAGCACCTATTTGTAAATCCCAAAGGACTCACAAGGCTTgtcccagtgcctgaaggggaCAGCCCCAGGTACCACCCCATCCTGTGTGCCTTCATGATGCATCCCATAGGGTGCTGCAGGGCACGGTGGGTGTCTGAGGTGACACTGGAGCAGCCATGGGGACACCTGATGGACTGTCCCACCTCCCTGTGCCCCCAGTCCTGCCCAGTGCATCAGAGTGAAGGGACAGGggtgctgcagcatcagcaccTATGTGGGCAGCAACCATGCTTGGGACACCAGGACCAGGGTGCTGTGGCCTCTGATTGCCATGGCTGGAGCCCTCGTGGAGGActtgggtgctggggggggtgaGCCCCAGGGAAATTAGAGCAAGGGGCGATGTTTGATGTTCTGCTCTTTAAGCGATAAATAATCTTTCACCGTCGGAGAATCAGCTGAAAATCTTCCCTGGAAAATAATGAGCAGAGAAACATTTACTGATTAGTCTAATCCCAGCTAATCCTATTGGATGAGCATATATCAAGATATCCTTTAACCGATTTATTGTCCAAAAGGCCGGTGGAGATGCCCCTCTCCACCGTGGCCAGgggagctggtggtggcagcaggTATGTCCCCTGACCGTGTCCCACATCCCCTGTCCcccccagctctggctgcatcACCGTATCCAGGCCACCTCCAGATTTAATCGCTCCTTCCATTTCTGCATCTATCGGCTTTCTCTTGGGTTTGAGCTTTTATGTTTCATAAACTGATTAGGAGCAATTATAGGCGGTTTATCCTCAAACTTTCCAAATGCCTAGGCCATATGCATATTTAAGGCTTCATCATCTCTCCCAACAGCTCAGCCTGAACGTTAAACTGCTGAAATCAAGCTGATTGTGGGACAAACATCAAAAATTAGGGGTTTATCCACTAATATCTGCGCAGAACAGGAAATTTGTTGTGGGTGGTGGCTGGATTATGGCTTCTAATTACTGCAGCAGTGGCAGatcctccctgcccagcagtGAAAGTCTCCGATTCCAGCAAAACTGTGGCAAAAGCACTCTGGAGGAGTGAAGGTGCCCAAGGGGACCCCGGGGTGCCcggtgctggggcaggagccaGCCCTGGGTGGGGGCGccctcagcatccctgcatcccaaaGCACATAGGGGGTGGCTTTGGAAATGGCACCCCCCCACATCCTGGGGAGTGGTGGCCCAGAGGGTCTGTCCCCCCCGACAGCCCCCAGCGCCGGCCACGGCAATTATCCTAAATGAAAGTTATTGTTCTGCTAATCCCGGGAACAGCTTGCGAGGGGAGATTTGGGTCTTCCTTTAATAACGCAAAGTTAATGCGGAGTCCCCTTGTAATTATCTTTATCAGAAGGACCCTCGCTTAATCTGACCGTCCAGTGAGGGCCCGGATCAGGCAGCCCGTGTAAGCCGGTTGTAAATCATTTTCCATCACCAGatgaagggaaggagggaataAATTGCAGCCAGGTGCAAGAATCTGGGAGCAAAAGGGAGGACGGGGGCCAAGGCACCTGGACGTGGCCCCATCCCCGGTAGCAGGACACTTGGGGTCAGGGAGAGTCCTGTCCCACAGTCCCTGgccatccctgtccctgtccccctccctgGGGTGCTGAGTGGAGGGACAGTGGCCAGGTAGGGTGCCCCATCAGGGATGTGGGGCTAAGGGACGATGCGTGGGTTGGGGACCATGCAAGAGGGGATACGGGAACATAACGGGGGGCCCTGGGAGCAGAAACAGAACGGGGACGCACGGGGTGTGAGGCGGGGATTTGGGTGGCCGGGAGCGGGGaaggggggggtgagggggacCGAAGGAGATTCGGGGACGGGACCCGGCGCGGGGATGGGCAGGGCCGAGGGGCGGGGGCTGTGGGGAGCGGAGGGAGGGACGCCGCGGGGGATGGGAGCCGGGAGCCGTTAATCTGGGGATTGGGAGCGCTTCCCCCgctcctcccgccgccccggggTGTGATTGGagccggggccggcggcgggacCATAAAAAGGGCTGCGGGCGGCGGTGCCCGctccgggccgggccaggcggcggcggcgatgCCGGGCCGGGCGGAGCCGTCGGGGGGacgcggggcggcggcggggccagTACCGGTGGCCGTACCGGTGGCACCGGCAGCACGACCGGGCGGCGCGGGGCTTCGGGCCAAGGGCTTCGCGATCACCGacctgctggggctggaggccGAGCTGCAGCCGCCCCCCGGGCCGctccccgccgctgccgccggtGGCTACGAGGGCGGCGGggcgctggggctggggctgctgtgcgGGCTGGGGGCGCCCGGAGCCCCGCGCCTGCTGCCCGCCCCGCTGCCGCTGCTGCCCGCCCGCGGCCCCCGCccggccgcggggccgccggCCACCGCCCGCCGGCACAAGGAGAACATCTCCGGTGAGCGGGACCGGGGGTGGCCGCACACAGGGACCCCCCACACCCCGGGACGGAGCCGCTGCCCCGGGCACCCCGGGATCGGCCCCACCGGGCTGCCCGCACCTCCCGACCCCCTCCCGGGATGCCGTTACCGGTGCCGCGGCCGgttgctggggtgggggggacgGGGAGCCCTGGCCTCGCTCCCCTGCCGTGTTTTGGGAGCTGGGTCTGTCCCCCTGCTCCCGACAGGAATGTGACTCTTCTCCTCCCGCATGCTGCTGCCAGATGAGGACAGCCTGTGCGGGGACGGCAGCGAGCTGAAGATGTCCACCTCCCAGATCAAGAGGAAGAAACGCCGGCACAGGTAGAGCTGTCCCTGTTctcacctccctgctgctgctaccAGCCTCCCACTGTCCCTCTGGTCCCCTGGCTGGGGTGGTGGATGgcatagaaccacagaatggttgggagggacctgaaagatcatccatgtccccatgggaagaaagagaagggctgcagctggggaaggattttcaggaggaaaatcaTCTTCGTGGTGCTCCTGTGGATCTGTTTGAGCgactccagaggaggccatggagatgctccaagggttggagcagctctgttctgagaacaggctgagagagctgggctggttcagcctggagaagagaaggctccttaaggggagaccttagagcagcttccagtgcctaaaggggctacaagaaacctgcagaggggcttttgacaagggacaggacaagggggattGTCTTGAATTGGCTGACAGATGGGAGATCtggattagacattaggaagaagttcttccctgtgagggtgctgaggcgctggcacaggttgcccagagaagcagtggctgccccatccctggcagtgttcaaggtcaggttggacacaggggcttggagcaacctgctctagtggaaggtgtccctgcccgtggcagggggttggagctggatgagctttaatgtcccttccaacccaaaccagtctgtgactctgtAAAACCCCAGCAGGGCGGGGGCTGCAGTCAGGGTCTGGACTGTGTCACGAGGTGCTCCCTCTTCTCGGCAGGACGGTGTTCACAGCTCaccagctggaggagctggagaaggcatTCAATGAAGCTCACTACCCTGACGTCTATGCCCGGGAGATGCTGGCCGTGAAGACAGAGCTGCCAGAGGACAGGATACAGGTAGATGCTGCAATGGTTCTCTCTCCCGATGGGGTCCATGGGCTGTCTCTTCTGCTCTATGGCCAGGGACTGCAAGTCGTGGGAACATCGTggcactgaaatgctgcagggCGCTGGGAGGGGGGGCTCAGCTTCCACCCCCTGGCACTGAACAGTCtccaaatggaaaagcagaacctggggaatggttggacttgatgatcttaaaggtcttttccaacctggttgattcaATGGTTCTATGACTGAGCTGTCCCCAACAGCTGATCGCTATTGGCAGCTTGTCTCCAACTCAAGCAGGACCTGAGAGCAATTCAGGATCCAGGCTGT
This window harbors:
- the VSX1 gene encoding visual system homeobox 1 → MPGRAEPSGGRGAAAGPVPVAVPVAPAARPGGAGLRAKGFAITDLLGLEAELQPPPGPLPAAAAGGYEGGGALGLGLLCGLGAPGAPRLLPAPLPLLPARGPRPAAGPPATARRHKENISDEDSLCGDGSELKMSTSQIKRKKRRHRTVFTAHQLEELEKAFNEAHYPDVYAREMLAVKTELPEDRIQVWFQNRRAKWRKREKCWGRSSVMAEYGLYGAMVRHSIPLPESIINSAKSGLVGSCAPWLLGMHKKSMEVSRKVESQEKLADGWRVEQQEEEELKGKQASSQRGSDKLGSAKDSEDTAIDLSRTAKHEKRGVLRQCMNGDPPMELSNRDH